A stretch of Streptococcus chenjunshii DNA encodes these proteins:
- a CDS encoding PTS fructose transporter subunit IIC, whose product MLTYKLIAATGCPTGIAHTFMAQEALEKAAKQKGVSIKVETHGQIGVENELTAAEIAAADAVIIAADKDVQAERFTGKRVISVPVAEGIRNADQLIADALAGKGTIQGGEAAARAEEQNTATGKESIGHQIYKHLMNGVSRMLPFVVAGGVLVAVSFLFGIYSYDPESSQYNWFAALLNTDIGGVAMNMMTPVLAAFIAESIAKRSGFVAGMVGGLMAVNGGSGFLGGIIAGFVAGYIVLALGKAFAFLPKSLDGLKAIFLYPVFGVLFTGLIMALINAPMAWVNESLMAWLAAFENANPLILGIIIGCMSAFDMGGPVNKAAYVTGTALLAQGNTTFMAGVSAACIAPPLITFVATTVFRKYYSEEDRNAGIANLILGSTHITEGAIPFAAKDPLRILPTFMLGSSIAAVLTYMWKVRVPAPHGGFLVLPVVTHAFLWVLAIGIGSIVAGIIMGLIEKSKADKAASV is encoded by the coding sequence TGTTAACATATAAACTTATTGCCGCGACAGGCTGTCCGACGGGTATTGCCCATACCTTTATGGCTCAGGAGGCTCTGGAAAAGGCAGCTAAACAGAAAGGTGTCAGTATAAAAGTAGAAACACACGGTCAAATCGGGGTTGAAAATGAATTAACGGCAGCAGAGATTGCTGCTGCAGATGCTGTTATTATTGCAGCGGATAAAGATGTTCAGGCTGAACGTTTCACGGGAAAACGTGTCATTTCTGTACCAGTGGCTGAGGGCATTAGAAATGCCGACCAGCTGATAGCGGACGCTTTAGCAGGAAAGGGCACTATTCAAGGCGGTGAAGCAGCAGCAAGGGCCGAAGAGCAAAATACTGCAACAGGCAAGGAAAGCATCGGCCACCAAATTTATAAACATTTAATGAACGGGGTATCACGTATGCTGCCCTTTGTCGTTGCCGGGGGTGTGCTGGTCGCCGTTTCCTTCTTGTTTGGAATTTATTCTTACGATCCGGAAAGCAGCCAGTACAATTGGTTTGCCGCTTTGCTCAATACAGATATTGGCGGCGTGGCTATGAATATGATGACTCCTGTTCTGGCAGCTTTTATTGCTGAATCTATTGCTAAGCGTTCCGGCTTTGTTGCTGGTATGGTCGGCGGTCTTATGGCCGTTAACGGCGGTTCAGGTTTCTTAGGCGGAATTATTGCCGGATTTGTTGCAGGTTATATCGTATTAGCCTTAGGAAAAGCTTTTGCATTTCTGCCTAAATCTTTGGATGGGCTGAAGGCAATCTTTCTTTATCCGGTTTTTGGGGTACTGTTTACCGGATTAATAATGGCTTTGATCAATGCACCTATGGCTTGGGTCAATGAAAGTCTTATGGCATGGCTGGCAGCATTTGAAAATGCTAATCCGCTGATATTAGGTATCATTATCGGCTGTATGTCAGCTTTTGATATGGGCGGACCGGTTAATAAAGCAGCTTATGTCACCGGAACAGCTTTACTTGCTCAGGGGAATACGACTTTTATGGCCGGTGTTTCGGCAGCCTGTATTGCTCCCCCTTTAATTACCTTCGTAGCAACAACAGTATTTAGAAAGTATTACAGTGAAGAAGACAGAAATGCGGGAATTGCCAATCTGATTCTAGGTTCCACTCATATTACAGAAGGGGCTATTCCTTTTGCTGCTAAAGATCCGCTCCGTATACTGCCGACTTTTATGCTGGGTTCATCGATTGCAGCGGTTCTGACCTATATGTGGAAGGTTCGAGTTCCAGCTCCGCACGGCGGCTTTCTCGTTCTGCCTGTGGTTACCCATGCCTTTTTGTGGGTGCTGGCTATTGGAATCGGATCGATTGTTGCTGGGATAATCATGGGCTTGATTGAAAAAAGCAAGGCAGATAAAGCAGCATCTGTCTAA